The following proteins come from a genomic window of Musa acuminata AAA Group cultivar baxijiao chromosome BXJ1-7, Cavendish_Baxijiao_AAA, whole genome shotgun sequence:
- the LOC135586232 gene encoding alpha-humulene synthase-like, which translates to MSTLGSDVKGLLSLYNAAYLGTHGEIILDEAISFTRNSLVSALADLKPPLTTQVSLDLETPLCRRIRRLLARDYISIYQEDATRDDAILELAKLDFNLLQSLHREELKNITMWWNDLVSSKNLSFARDRLVECYFWILAIYFEPYYSRARVITTKVIAHISILVDIYDVYSTLEESQRLTEAIQRWDAKVVHQLPEYMKDYYLKLIHTFKEFEDLLASGEKYRITYLKEAMKDLSEAYFEESKWRDQHYIPTLEEHLHVSLISSAYPMLECASFVGMGEIATKEAFQWITSFPKIVQASAIICRIMNDITSHELEQTREHVASTVQCYMKEYGTNVHVACKKLQVLVDDAWKDINEECLNQTAFPVALLQRIVNFSRMIENLYKYIDGYTISSTKTKEYVSLLLVHPVPL; encoded by the exons ATGTCTACCTTGGGGAGTGACGTGAAAGGACTGTTAAGCTTGTACAACGCAGCCTATCTTGGGACTCATGGGGAGATCATTCTTGATGAAGCCATCTCTTTTACGAGGAATAGCCTAGTGTCTGCATTAGCTGATCTTAAACCACCATTAACAACGCAAGTGTCTCTTGACCTCGAGACACCTCTCTGTAGGAGAATTAGAAGGCTCTTGGCAAGAGATTACATATCTATATACCAAGAGGACGCCACACGAGATGATGCCATCCTGGAGCTTGCAAAGTTGGACTTCAATTTGCTGCAATCTCTTCATCGCGAGGAACTTAAGAACATCACCAT GTGGTGGAATGATTTAGTCTCCTCAAAAAATCTCAGTTTTGCTCGAGATCGATTGGTGGAATGCTATTTCTGGATCCTGGCAATATACTTCGAACCCTATTATTCTCGTGCACGAGTGATAACGACCAAGGTGATTGCCCATATTTCAATTTTGGTCGACATATATGATGTCTATAGCACATTGGAGGAGAGTCAACGACTAACTGAGGCAATTCAAAG GTGGGATGCGAAGGTTGTTCATCAATTACCAGAGTATATGAAGGATTATTATCTAAAGCTAATCCACACCTTTAAAGAGTTTGAAGATTTATTGGCTTCCGGTGAAAAATATCGCATAACCTATCTGAAGGAAGCT ATGAAAGATTTATCTGAAGCTTATTTTGAGGAATCCAAATGGAGAGATCAACATTACATACCAACTTTGGAAGAACATCTACATGTTTCCCTCATAAGTTCAGCATATCCTATGCTCGAATGTGCCTCTTTCGTTGGAATGGGAGAAATAGCAACTAAGGAGGCATTTCAATGGATTACTAGTTTCCCAAAGATTGTCCAAGCTTCTGCAATAATTTGTCGTATCATGAATGACATTACTTCACATGAG TTGGAACAAACTAGGGAACATGTTGCCTCCACAGTCCAATGCTACATGAAAGAATATGGAACAAATGTGCATGTGGCATGTAAGAAGCTCCAAGTTCTAGTTGACGATGCATGGAAGGATATAAACGAAGAGTGCCTCAATCAAACTGCATTCCCTgttgctttacttcaaaggattgtTAATTTTTCACGAATGATTGAGAATTTATATAAGTATATCGATGGATACACCATCTCCTCTACGAAGACGAAAGAATATGTCTCTTTGTTACTTGTACATCCTGTTCCACTTTGA